One region of Ahniella affigens genomic DNA includes:
- a CDS encoding transposase gives MPQARERTVPTNCSGYYHCVSRCVRRAWLCGYDKVNDKNYDYRRQWVEDRLMALAEAYSVSIYAYAVMSNHLHVVLKVDAVAAQDWSDEEVARRWCRVFPGSDDPEAQQARISNIAAAPERVATYRDRLRSLSWFMRSLAEPIARQANQEDDCTGRFWEGRFKAQALVDERALLAAMVYTDLNPIRAKMTEKIVESKHTGVYQRIVKIRAKELLRFRPVRPIAGMPQEALSLSNKAYLQLVDDTGRQWHRGKSSRIAASTRSILAELKIEPQQWDDQVRGFGTRRVTAMGALDRLIQFARDTHRHWLVGYRLARQAYWQATAF, from the coding sequence ATGCCGCAAGCGCGCGAACGAACTGTTCCGACCAACTGCTCAGGCTATTACCACTGCGTCAGTCGCTGTGTCCGGCGGGCATGGCTCTGTGGCTATGACAAGGTCAATGACAAGAATTACGACTACCGCCGCCAGTGGGTCGAGGATCGGCTGATGGCGCTAGCCGAGGCCTATTCAGTCTCGATCTACGCCTATGCCGTCATGAGCAATCATCTGCATGTGGTGCTGAAGGTCGATGCGGTGGCCGCGCAGGATTGGTCGGATGAAGAGGTCGCTCGGCGCTGGTGCAGGGTGTTCCCGGGTTCCGACGATCCGGAGGCACAACAGGCACGTATTTCCAACATCGCGGCCGCGCCGGAACGGGTGGCAACGTATCGGGATCGCCTTCGCAGTCTAAGCTGGTTCATGCGCAGCCTCGCCGAGCCGATTGCCCGGCAGGCCAACCAGGAGGACGACTGTACCGGGCGGTTCTGGGAAGGCCGATTCAAAGCCCAGGCCTTAGTTGACGAACGCGCTTTGCTAGCGGCCATGGTTTACACGGACTTGAACCCGATTCGGGCGAAGATGACTGAAAAGATCGTCGAATCGAAGCACACGGGCGTCTACCAACGCATCGTCAAGATTCGCGCGAAAGAGTTGCTGCGATTCCGACCCGTTCGGCCGATCGCCGGCATGCCGCAAGAGGCCCTGAGTCTGAGTAACAAGGCCTATCTGCAACTGGTGGACGACACTGGTCGCCAATGGCACCGAGGTAAGTCTAGCCGAATCGCCGCCAGCACCCGATCCATCCTGGCAGAACTCAAGATCGAACCCCAGCAATGGGACGACCAAGTCCGTGGCTTCGGGACGCGCCGCGTCACCGCGATGGGCGCGCTGGACCGACTCATCCAGTTCGCGCGCGATACGCATCGGCATTGGCTGGTGGGATACAGACTGGCACGCCAGGCCTATTGGCAAGCCACGGCTTTCTAA